The following are encoded together in the Nomascus leucogenys isolate Asia unplaced genomic scaffold, Asia_NLE_v1 Super-Scaffold_485, whole genome shotgun sequence genome:
- the LOC115833654 gene encoding histone-lysine N-methyltransferase, H3 lysine-36 and H4 lysine-20 specific-like yields MAQSELGGGHAELLQLTLSVPVALEVSPQPALESEELLVKMTGVYESKHQRKPTKKLLESNDVDPGFIMPKKGDLGLSKKCL; encoded by the exons ATGGCTCAGTCAGAACTTGGAGGTGGACATGCTGAGTTGCTGCAGCTGACCTTGTCTGTACCTGTGGCTCTGGAAGTCTCTCCACAGCCTGCCCTTGAGTCTGAGGAATTGCTAGTTAAAATGACAG GAGTTTATGAAAGTAAACATCAAAGAAAACCAACTAAGAAACTTCTTGAATCCAATGATGTAGACCCTGGATTTATTATGCCCAAGAAGGGGGACCTTGGCCTTTCTAAAAAG tGCTTATGA